One segment of Fusarium falciforme chromosome 13, complete sequence DNA contains the following:
- a CDS encoding NmrA domain-containing protein produces MSRALLITGATGRQGGAVINALVAKQPSDFLLLAVTRNAQSPSAKRLAAKSPNIKLVEGDLESIPSLFQSAKKVAGTIPLWGVYSIQASGGKATVLEGEVRQGKGLIDESIKAGVQHFVYSSVDRGGDERSWDNPTPVPHFETKHRIEHHLRDSTSNGKSTMGWTILRPTTFMDNLGPSFAMKVFLTLLRDTMKDKPAQWIATEDIGYFAAEGFSDPTTWNKKAIGLAGDELTFSQLSQSFERATGSPAPTTFSLLGKALKHGVPEMGGMVSWWYDDGYGANVAEIRRIHPNATTMEAYLKKSAYVNQTT; encoded by the coding sequence ATGTCTCGTGCCCTCCTCATCACCGGCGCGACCGGCAGACAAGGCGGAGCTGTTATCAACGCTCTCGTCGCAAAGCAGCCCTCAgactttcttctcctcgccgtcaCCCGCAATGCGCAATCCCCCAGCGCAAAACGTCTCGCCGCCAAGTCGCCCAACATCAAGCTGGTCGAGGGTGATCTCGAATCAATCCCCTCTCTCTTTCAATCTGCCAAGAAGGTCGCCGGAACTATACCACTCTGGGGCGTTTACTCTATCCAAGCATCCGGCGGCAAAGCTACCGTATTGGAGGGCGAAGTGAGGCAAGGAAAGGGCCTGATTGACGAGTCAATCAAGGCAGGCGTCCAACACTTTGTCTACAGCAGTGTTGATCGCGGCGGTGACGAGAGATCTTGGGACAATCCAACCCCTGTACCACACTTTGAAACTAAGCACCGGATCGAACACCACCTGCGCGACTCGACTTCCAATGGCAAAAGCACCATGGGCTGGACTATTCTGCGACCCACAACTTTCATGGATAATCTAGGACCGAGTTTTGCAATGAAGGTATTTCTGACACTTCTTCGCGACACAATGAAGGACAAGCCGGCACAATGGATCGCAACCGAGGACATCGGCTACTTTGCAGCTGAGGGTTTCTCTGACCCAACGACTTGGAACAAAAAGGCCATCGGATTAGCTGGCGATGAATTGACCTTTTCGCAACTCAGCCAGTCTTTTGAGAGGGCCACGGGAAGTCCGGCGCCGACAACGTTTAGTTTACTTGGAAAGGCGCTGAAGCATGGCGTCCCTGAGATGGGTGGCATGGTAAGCTGGTGGTACGATGACGGATACGGCGCCAATGTGGCAGAGATTCGGAGGATTCATCCCAACGCGACGACTATGGAGGCGTATTTGAAGAAGAGCGCCTATGTGAACCAGACGACATAG